Part of the Terriglobia bacterium genome is shown below.
TGTTGCAGTAGTCCTCGATGAAAGCACTGTTCCAAATGAAATTTTGTTAGTACGGCACAGTTATCGGCGAAAGGGAGCGTGGGGGTTACCTGGAGGATCGCTCGAATCCCCTGTTGTTGAAGGATTGCAGAATGTGAGCCTAGATGATCAAGATGATATTCTTGCGCTTTGCTTGAAGCGCGAGCTCTACGAGGAATTAGGCATCGAAATCACCCCTGTTCAGCTGCTACATATAGATGCGGGCCCCAATATCAAAGAAGAGCCGGGTCCATTACACTTAATTTTCTATTTCAGATGTTATCCTGTGAATGGTGTGGAATGGTTAAAGGAGTCGTTCGCGATCGGAAATATAAAGCCACGGTCGGCGGAAATAGATCGCATTGCCTTTGTCCCAGTGAATGAGATTTTTCAATATGATGTTGCCTCTGTGCACCTGCGATTTCTGCGCCGGAAGTTTGGTTTGGACGATCTGAAAGGGATTTTACATGTGATATAGAAGTACGACGTTTATGAAATGTGGTGCGAGACGCGCTCTGTACACTAAATCCTTTCGCGCGACCTTTGTCGCTGTGCGAGAGGAGTTTGACACTCTGTCGCAGTCGGTGCTGGACACGCTGTTTGCAACCGTGGAGTCTTTCTATTGATGGATTAAGATAAGATTGCCACCCAAACCGATTCTCGGCTCCCGTATGGTAAAAATAATCGGCCTAACCACAAATCGTTGCGATGGGAATTATTTGCCACGGCTGCTCGTTTCGACGGATGCGCTGCTTGACAGGCAGTTATGGATGCCCGATGCTGTAGATTTTCACCTCGTATCCGGAGGAAAATGTGCAAGCAATCCTGCAGCTCTGGCAGCTGTTCCTTTTGATCCTCGCCG
Proteins encoded:
- a CDS encoding NUDIX hydrolase; protein product: MLSWIARFIEAIPAVHWVSLKIWRLLPARVAGILRGLLTRHWVVGGVAVVLDESTVPNEILLVRHSYRRKGAWGLPGGSLESPVVEGLQNVSLDDQDDILALCLKRELYEELGIEITPVQLLHIDAGPNIKEEPGPLHLIFYFRCYPVNGVEWLKESFAIGNIKPRSAEIDRIAFVPVNEIFQYDVASVHLRFLRRKFGLDDLKGILHVI